The window ATTCCGCTCTGCCATCCGCTTCCCATCACAAAAATTGAGGTTCTGACCGATCTGCAGGAGAATGGGGTGACGGTCACGGCCGAAGCCCGCTGCGTTGGCCAGACCGGCGTGGAAATGGAAGCGCTCACCGCGGTTTCAGTAGCTTTGCTGACCATTTATGACATGTGTAAAGCGGTGGATAAAGGGATGGTGATAAGTGAAGTCAAGCTGATGGAAAAGAGCAAGACAGACATTTAGGAAATTGAAAGTTGAAAGTTGAAAATTGAAAATTCAAAAGCCACCCTTACCGATGCGCTGGATGCTCCTTCTTCTCCTCTTCTCCTCTTCCCTGAGCCTATTTTCCCAGGTAAACACAGAGTATTTCATGACCGTGGGGCGGAATGAGCTGTCCAAGGGCAATTACGCGGATGCAATCAATAAATTCAATACCGTCGTCCGTTTTGATAAAGATAATTTTGAAGCCTATTTTCTGAGGGGAATTGCTAAATACAACCTCGGCGATTTCATAGGTGCGGAAAATGATTTCTCTCGTACCCTCGAACTGCATCCCCTGTTTGTCGTCGCCTGGCATTACAGGGGATTGGTCAGGGATAACCTGCAGGATTATTATAAAGCATTGCAGGACCTCGACCGGGCCATTTCACTTGAGCCTTATGATCCTGACCTGCTCATCAGCCGGGGGACAGTTAAGATTCACATGGGCAGTTACTTATGGTCGCTCATTGACCTGGATTCGGCCATAAGGATCGACCCTAAAAAACCGCTGGCATATATGAACCGTGCAGTGGCAAGGACTTCCCTTAAAGATTACGATGGCGCACTCAAGGACTGTAACAAGGCCATACAACTGGATCCTTACGATGACGGAGCTTATCTCCGACGCGGGGTAATCCGGTATGATACAAAAGATTTTACCGGTGCGGTTGAAGATTTTCAATACGCCATCAAACTTAATCCTGATAATCCCTATACCTGGTTTAACCGGGCCATGTCCCGTTATCACAGCAGCGATACACTCGGCGCAATGGAGGATTATTCACGGGTCATTGAACTGGATCCTTACAATGCATTGTCGTTTTATAACAGAGCCCTTCTAAAATCCCAGCTTAACGACCTGTATGGTGCCCTCGATGATTATAACAAAGTTTTATTGCTGAATCCGGATAACATCTACACTTACTATAACAGGGCTATAATTTTTCACATGTTGGAGGATTACCGGGCGGCGATTGCTGACTATACCAGGTCCATCGAACTTTTTCCGGATTTCGCCGGCGCTTACCTGAACAGGTCGGAAGCTAAGAAGTCGCTCAAAGATGAAAAGGGCGCCTATAAAGATTACCAGAAAGCCATTGAAATCATTGATGCAGTGAAGACATACGGATATGACAGCCTGACCGTCAAGCAATTTGCCGATTCGGCCTATTTTAACAAGATCATGGAATTTGAGGCAGATTTTGTGGCTGTGAAACTGGATAATGTTACTCCGGATAAGTCTGTCGACCTCGAGCTGGCTTTCATGGTGCAATTTGCGCTGGAAGACCAGATGATCTTCGACCAAAGCCGGACAGGTTACGCTTTCCATGAACTTAAAGAATTGAATGAAAAAAATACCGGCGGAGTACAGTTTGTTATTTCCAATGACCATGTTGAACTGGGCCTGGAACAGGCATACCAGCGGTTGATACTTACCGACAGCATGCTGAGCCACGATCCTTCTTCCGCGCAGGCATACTTCTTAAAAGGGGTCATTAACAGCATGGTTCAGAATTACAATACAGCCCTGCAGGACTATGAAAAGTCGCTCCAGCTGGACACGGAACAGCCGCTTGCCTATTTAAACCGTGGTTATGTTTTGTTCGAAATGGCGGAAAGGGAATTTGTGGGGAACAAATTCTCCGGTCCGGTTACCATTACCTGGGAAGGGGCCGAAAAGGAAACGCAGAAAGATGTCCCTCTTTCACCCGACTACCAGCTGGCTATGCTGGATTATGACAAAGTAGTTAAAATGCAACCTGAAAATGCTTTCGGATATTTTAACCGGGCTAATGTGAAGGTCCGGTTGAAGGATTATTCCGGTGCCATCCAGGATTTCAGCAGGGCTATTGAAAGGGAGCCAGGGCTTGCTGAAGCTTACTTTAACCGGGCGCTGACCCTCATTTTCCTGAATGATACCCGTTCGGCCTGCCGGGACCTCAGCCAGGCCGGGGAACTGGGCCTGGAGCAGGCCTACAGGGTCATCAAACAGTATTGTAATACACCATAATGCTTTGATATTATGTCAAAAGAAATTAAAGTCTTATCCGTCAATATCTCCGAAAAAAAAGGGACCATCAAACAACCGGTTGATTTCATCGAACTGGACGAACTGGGCGTAAAACAGGATGCCCATGCCGGCAATTGGCACCGGCAGGTCAGCCTGCTGGCCAAAGAGAGTGTCGATAAATTCTCTTCCGCTGCCGGCAGGGAAATCCGCTTTGGTGAATTCGCTGAAAATATCACGACAGACGGCATCATCCTCTATGAAACACATCCGTTCGACAGGTTCATTATCGGTGAAGCAGAGCTTGAAGTGACGCAGATCGGCAAGGAATGCCATGGTGATAATTGTGCTATCTACCGTGAAGTTGGCAATTGTATCATGCCAAAAGAAGGGATTTTCTGCCGGGTACTCCGGCCGGGGAAAGTTAAAGCGGGTGATACGATCACCTTCACCCCGAGGATTTACAGGCTAATGGTAATCACGCTAAGTGACCGGGCCAGCCAGGGAATTTATGAAGATAAAAGCGGCCCCCGGGTTATAGCCCTCATGGAAGATTTTTTCAAAAAACTCAATTGGCAAAGCCAAATCAAACATCATATTATTCCCGACGATGATAAAAGTCTGCAAAACCTTCTGAAAGATGCTATTGCCGGTCAGTTTGATTTTGTTATCACTACCGGTGGAACCGGTATCGGGCCAAGAGATATCACCCCGGAGGTGGTGCGATCAGTAATAGAAAAAGAAATTCCGGGAATCATGGAGATGATCAGGATGAAGTACGGCCAGGAGAAACCCAATGCGCTGCTAAGCCGCAGCATGGCCGGAGTTGCCGGGAAGACTATCATCTATGTTTTGCCGGGCAGTGTAAAAGCCGTGAACGAATACATGGCAGAGATAACCAAGACGATAAAGCATACACTGTATATGCTGCATGGACTGGATGCGCATTGATTCCAGGTTCCAACCTCAATTTCACATCAACTAAAGGGGAGTTCTATAAATTAAATCATTGTTATTCAAATAATTATGTGTATATTTGCCAATAATTTAATACGAAAACACGATGTCATCACAAGTGTATAAAACAAAGGGCGAAAAAGGATTATTTGACGAGCAATATACCATTGAACGTTTGTCGGCAATTGGCAATCCTTTAGAGAAGATAAGCAATGTTATTGATTTTGAGGCTTTTCGCAGCACATTAGAATCAAAACTGTTAAATACAGAAAAGAAAAACAATGCAGGAGCAAAACCATTTGATGTAGTGATGATGTTTAAAATCTTGATATTACAACGCTATTATGGACTTGGAGATACACAGGTTGAATATCAGATAAACGATAGATTAAGTTTTAAAAAGTTTTTGGGATTGCAGTCTGGCGATAAAGTTCCTGATGAAAAAACCGTTTGGGCATTTAGAGAAAACCTAACAAATAGTGGAGTTGTAGAATTATTGTTCAGTCAGTTTATACAATATTTAGATGATAAAAACCTGATATTCAATATAAAAAAAGGCACAAAGATATTGATGCCCGATGGACAAAGAAAAATGGCGAGAAATATTACGGGCATAAAAATCATGCAAAAGCAGATTCCAAAAGCAAATTCATCAACACGTATGTAGTTACAGATGCTTCGGTGCATGACTCACAGGCTTTAGATGGTTTGCTGGAAAAAAGCGACAAAGGGCAACCATTATATGCAGACAGTGCTTATACTGGCGAAAAGCAGAAGAAAGCAATTAAAAAGCATAAACTTAAAAATAAAGCTCACGAAAAAGGATATAGAGGCAAACCATTGACTGATAAGCAAAAAGCGAAAAACAAGATAAAATTTAAAACAAGAGCAAGAGTAGAACACGTATTCGGCTTTATGGAGCAGAGCATGAACGGATTGGTTGTGAAATCTGTAGGAATAGTAAGAGCAACTGGTATAATCGGGCTGATAAATCTCACATACAATCTCTTTAGATTTGAACAAGTCCAAAGACTGAATTTATGTAAGGTGTAATATCCTGTTAGTTAGTTAGTTAGTTAGTTAATTAGTTAGTTGTGAGAAAAATAGAAGAGAACTTGGATTTTTTGAACATAAATTGAAAATTAGTTGTAATATTACTTTACTTTTTCAGCACAGATTTAAATGGGTTCTATTTTGTGTCTGAAAAAAGTCTAAAAATGAATTTTTAGAACCCACCTATAATATGAAAGCATACTCTATGAACATTAAAAATGAAAAATTTCTATTCAGTGTTGTTTTAATAGGAGTGTCCATAAATCTATTTTTACATAAAACTTCATTTTCCCAAGAAGGAGGTGAAGTCTGGTATAATGTCGTTTCAGTTCCTCCCTCACCTAATGCGGCTGCTTTGGGTAAATATGGTGAAATTCCGGTAGATAAATCAACAGGGATACCGAATATTTCTATTCCTATTCTTGATTTAAGTGAAGGAGGAATTGATGTTTCAGTTTCACTTAGTTATCATGCTGGGGGAATAAGGGTTCAGGATGAAGCTACATGGGTAGGATTAGGCTGGTCTTTAAATGCCGGAGGAGTCATTACAAGAACGATGAGAGGATTGCCGGATGACCACTATAATGGGTTTCTTGAAAATGCCGAGAAAGTCCCTTCGTCTGGCATGATTTATAATGAACTTTCAACACCTGGAATAGCGACAACTGCATATAATCGAGTTAATGAAATTGCAAAAGGCTATTTAGATTATGAACCGGATCTCTTTTATTATAATTACGGAAAAGGAAGCGGCTCATTCATGTTCGGGAATCACAACCAACCAATCAATATACCCTTTGATGATGTAATAATTGAACCGCTTTATGACTCGGGCATTTTGTCAGGCTTTATATTAACTGCTCCTGATGGTATTGTGTATATTTTTGGAAATGGGACAGATTATACAGAAACAACGCATGTTGAAATTGAGGGACCAAATCCGCAGGATTATATCTCAAGTTGGTATCTTCACCAAATAATTAATCCTTTGAAAAATACCGATATATATTTTGACTATGAATCCCAACCGTATTCTCAAGGCATTAATTATTCTGCAACTAGAATGTACGAACACGATGGATTTAATTATATCCCTCATTCTCCAGATATAAATCCATGTAATACTGATATAGACGCAAAATATTTAAAGTTGATAGGTTTTAAAAATGGCGTAATCACATTTAATTCAAGTGATTCCGAGGATGGAGGCAGAAAATTGGATTCTATCATGTTTGTTACGCCAA of the Bacteroidales bacterium genome contains:
- a CDS encoding molybdopterin-binding protein, with protein sequence MSKEIKVLSVNISEKKGTIKQPVDFIELDELGVKQDAHAGNWHRQVSLLAKESVDKFSSAAGREIRFGEFAENITTDGIILYETHPFDRFIIGEAELEVTQIGKECHGDNCAIYREVGNCIMPKEGIFCRVLRPGKVKAGDTITFTPRIYRLMVITLSDRASQGIYEDKSGPRVIALMEDFFKKLNWQSQIKHHIIPDDDKSLQNLLKDAIAGQFDFVITTGGTGIGPRDITPEVVRSVIEKEIPGIMEMIRMKYGQEKPNALLSRSMAGVAGKTIIYVLPGSVKAVNEYMAEITKTIKHTLYMLHGLDAH
- a CDS encoding tetratricopeptide repeat protein; translated protein: MKIQKPPLPMRWMLLLLLFSSSLSLFSQVNTEYFMTVGRNELSKGNYADAINKFNTVVRFDKDNFEAYFLRGIAKYNLGDFIGAENDFSRTLELHPLFVVAWHYRGLVRDNLQDYYKALQDLDRAISLEPYDPDLLISRGTVKIHMGSYLWSLIDLDSAIRIDPKKPLAYMNRAVARTSLKDYDGALKDCNKAIQLDPYDDGAYLRRGVIRYDTKDFTGAVEDFQYAIKLNPDNPYTWFNRAMSRYHSSDTLGAMEDYSRVIELDPYNALSFYNRALLKSQLNDLYGALDDYNKVLLLNPDNIYTYYNRAIIFHMLEDYRAAIADYTRSIELFPDFAGAYLNRSEAKKSLKDEKGAYKDYQKAIEIIDAVKTYGYDSLTVKQFADSAYFNKIMEFEADFVAVKLDNVTPDKSVDLELAFMVQFALEDQMIFDQSRTGYAFHELKELNEKNTGGVQFVISNDHVELGLEQAYQRLILTDSMLSHDPSSAQAYFLKGVINSMVQNYNTALQDYEKSLQLDTEQPLAYLNRGYVLFEMAEREFVGNKFSGPVTITWEGAEKETQKDVPLSPDYQLAMLDYDKVVKMQPENAFGYFNRANVKVRLKDYSGAIQDFSRAIEREPGLAEAYFNRALTLIFLNDTRSACRDLSQAGELGLEQAYRVIKQYCNTP
- the moaC gene encoding cyclic pyranopterin monophosphate synthase MoaC, with the translated sequence MNELSHVDEGGKARMVDVSHKKDQLRIAKASGHIRMDPGTIRLIRENQVKKGDVLTVAQIAGIQAGKKTSELIPLCHPLPITKIEVLTDLQENGVTVTAEARCVGQTGVEMEALTAVSVALLTIYDMCKAVDKGMVISEVKLMEKSKTDI